In one Corynebacterium bovis DSM 20582 = CIP 54.80 genomic region, the following are encoded:
- a CDS encoding sensor histidine kinase yields the protein MLLLTVGLVVGVVLGAAASAGVRRWLRRRRNDRTRDELQGNRVSTVAQVLHFAIQSSPAAVVVVDKREEVVLSNPRAHELGLVHERSLNPAAWGVVRKVFADHEPRMVTFPPPKRRGERPVISVAGQVQLLTLLDHRFAVVYAVDDSETVRMESARRDFVANVSHELKTPVGAMSLLVETLLEVRDDPEAVTYFGNKLMGESRRMGTMITELISLSKLQGAEPLPDPEIISVDTVITDALSRCRTVAEAAGIELTTDGPVGATVEGDRSLLVTAVANLITNAVNYSPEATPVSISREATDDAVILRITDRGIGIAPEDQKRVFERFFRVDKARSRATGGTGLGLAIVKHVVANHGGRVSLWSRPGTGSTFTIELPRHHEDRGRRREQVVFPDQRVLAEGAGDDDDPDDD from the coding sequence GTGCTCCTTCTTACCGTCGGCCTCGTCGTGGGGGTCGTGCTCGGCGCGGCGGCGTCGGCCGGGGTCCGCCGGTGGCTCCGGCGGCGCCGGAACGACCGCACGCGCGACGAGCTCCAGGGCAACCGGGTGTCGACGGTCGCGCAGGTCCTCCACTTCGCGATCCAGTCCTCGCCGGCGGCCGTCGTCGTCGTGGACAAGCGCGAGGAGGTCGTGCTGTCCAACCCGCGCGCCCATGAACTCGGCCTCGTCCACGAGCGGTCGCTGAACCCGGCGGCGTGGGGTGTGGTCCGGAAGGTCTTCGCCGACCACGAGCCGCGCATGGTGACCTTCCCGCCGCCGAAGCGGCGGGGTGAGCGGCCGGTCATCTCCGTCGCGGGGCAGGTGCAGCTGCTGACGCTCCTGGACCACCGCTTCGCGGTCGTCTACGCCGTCGACGACTCGGAGACGGTGCGCATGGAGTCGGCGCGCCGGGACTTCGTCGCGAACGTCTCCCACGAGCTCAAGACCCCGGTCGGGGCGATGTCGCTGCTCGTCGAGACCCTCCTCGAGGTCCGTGACGACCCGGAGGCCGTGACCTACTTCGGCAACAAGCTCATGGGGGAGTCCCGGCGCATGGGCACGATGATCACGGAACTCATCTCCCTGTCGAAGCTCCAGGGGGCGGAACCGTTGCCGGACCCGGAGATCATCTCCGTCGACACGGTCATCACCGACGCGCTCTCCCGGTGCCGCACCGTCGCCGAGGCGGCGGGCATCGAGCTGACGACGGACGGGCCCGTCGGCGCGACGGTCGAGGGTGACCGGAGCCTGCTCGTCACCGCCGTCGCGAACCTCATCACGAACGCGGTGAACTACTCGCCGGAGGCGACGCCCGTGTCCATCTCCCGGGAGGCCACCGACGACGCCGTCATCCTCCGCATCACCGACCGGGGCATCGGCATCGCCCCGGAGGACCAGAAGCGCGTGTTCGAGCGGTTCTTCCGCGTCGACAAGGCGCGGTCGCGGGCGACCGGCGGCACGGGGCTGGGGCTCGCGATCGTCAAGCACGTCGTCGCGAACCACGGTGGGCGGGTGTCGCTGTGGTCCCGGCCCGGGACGGGGTCGACCTTCACCATCGAGCTGCCGCGGCACCACGAGGACCGGGGGCGGCGACGGGAGCAGGTCGTGTTCCCCGACCAGCGCGTCCTCGCGGAGGGTGCGGGGGACGACGACGATCCCGACGACGACTGA
- a CDS encoding response regulator transcription factor produces the protein MTSVLIVEDEESLAEPLAFLLKKEGFTVHTAVDGPTALDTFDAEHVDIVLLDLMLPGMSGTEVCRQLRARSSVPVIMVTARDSEIDKVVGLELGADDYVTKPYFARELIARIRAVLRRGGDNEPQEDPGSGVVLREDRVVMDVERHIVTVDGEQVPMPLKEFDLLEYLMRNAGRVLTRGQLIDRVWGSDYVGDTKTLDVHVKRLRSKIERNPSRPEVLVTVRGLGYKFEA, from the coding sequence GTGACGAGTGTGCTCATCGTCGAGGACGAGGAATCGCTGGCCGAGCCGCTGGCCTTCCTCCTGAAGAAGGAAGGGTTCACCGTGCACACGGCCGTGGACGGCCCGACCGCGCTCGACACCTTCGACGCGGAGCACGTCGACATCGTCCTGCTCGACCTCATGCTCCCCGGGATGTCGGGGACCGAGGTGTGCCGGCAGCTCCGGGCGCGGTCGAGTGTCCCGGTCATCATGGTCACCGCCCGCGACAGCGAGATCGACAAGGTCGTGGGGCTGGAGCTCGGGGCGGACGACTACGTGACGAAGCCGTACTTCGCCCGGGAGCTCATCGCCCGGATCCGGGCCGTGCTCCGCCGCGGCGGGGACAACGAACCGCAGGAGGACCCGGGCAGCGGCGTCGTCCTCCGCGAGGACCGCGTCGTCATGGACGTCGAACGGCACATCGTCACCGTCGACGGCGAGCAGGTCCCGATGCCGCTCAAGGAGTTCGACCTCCTCGAGTACCTCATGCGCAACGCCGGCCGCGTGCTCACCCGGGGTCAGCTCATCGACCGGGTGTGGGGCTCCGACTACGTCGGGGACACGAAGACCCTCGACGTCCACGTCAAGCGCCTCCGGTCGAAGATCGAGCGCAACCCCTCCCGCCCCGAGGTGCTCGTCACCGTGCGCGGCCTCGGCTACAAGTTCGAGGCCTGA
- a CDS encoding helix-turn-helix domain-containing protein produces MANTDSGTFLTVAEVADLMRVSKMTVYRLVHSGELPAVRVGRSFRVHEHAVEEYLGSSVYNAGKAG; encoded by the coding sequence ATGGCAAACACTGACAGCGGAACTTTTCTCACCGTCGCGGAGGTCGCGGACCTCATGCGCGTGTCGAAGATGACCGTCTACCGCCTCGTGCACTCGGGTGAACTCCCGGCGGTGCGCGTGGGCCGATCCTTCCGGGTGCACGAGCACGCCGTGGAGGAGTACCTCGGTTCCTCCGTGTACAACGCGGGAAAGGCCGGCTGA
- a CDS encoding HAD family hydrolase: protein MSDPRSALTALTGPLTSRARGWWLPVSRGGLRRVLRTTVFRSRGETAQRMAGQASAELALGSLGAGLDALYADVTTGPVVAGSSDLAVVDLTVTGDDGDASAADGDDGNDHAGDASAADRSTPAADAPGDVEDVSGEDAAALLAREGYSTDDASFGRLARTYGVEGHELRTGLRTVGGARDAAGGTNRLNTPDPLIPQDAGAAAFFDVDNTLIQGASILLFARGLVRHRFFSVSQVLDFIWMQLKFRVSGQEDLDDVAEGREHALSIVAGRSVAEVTELAEDIWQSRMAGRIFPETRALAEMHLQAGHDVWLVTATPVQLAQIIARELGFTGALGTVAEVRDGVFTGRLVGDILHGAGKRHAVAALAAYEKLDLSRCTAYSDSINDIPMLSMVGTAVAVNPDSRLRETALANGWEVRDYRGVRGIVRRFGPVAAAGALAVGGLGLVGAVTTLSLRRRGRLRRRR, encoded by the coding sequence GTGAGCGATCCCCGTTCCGCCCTGACCGCCCTGACCGGTCCCCTGACCAGCCGCGCCCGCGGATGGTGGCTGCCCGTCTCGCGCGGGGGCCTGCGCCGGGTGCTGCGCACGACGGTCTTCCGCTCCCGGGGCGAGACGGCGCAGCGGATGGCCGGGCAGGCGTCCGCTGAGCTCGCCCTCGGCAGTCTCGGTGCCGGGCTCGACGCGCTGTACGCCGACGTCACGACGGGTCCGGTCGTCGCGGGCTCCTCCGATCTCGCCGTCGTGGACCTCACGGTCACCGGGGACGACGGGGACGCCTCGGCGGCGGACGGGGACGACGGGAACGACCACGCCGGCGACGCGTCGGCGGCCGACCGGAGCACCCCGGCGGCCGACGCCCCCGGCGACGTCGAGGACGTCTCCGGCGAGGACGCCGCCGCCCTCCTCGCCCGCGAGGGCTACTCCACCGACGACGCCTCCTTCGGCCGCCTCGCCCGGACGTACGGCGTCGAGGGCCACGAGCTCCGCACCGGCCTGCGCACGGTCGGCGGCGCCCGGGACGCCGCCGGCGGCACGAACCGCCTCAACACCCCGGACCCCCTCATCCCCCAGGACGCGGGCGCGGCGGCGTTCTTCGACGTCGACAACACCCTCATCCAGGGCGCGTCGATCCTCCTCTTCGCCCGGGGTCTCGTGCGCCACCGCTTCTTCTCCGTGTCGCAGGTCCTCGACTTCATCTGGATGCAGCTGAAGTTCCGCGTGTCGGGCCAGGAGGACCTCGACGACGTCGCGGAGGGCCGTGAGCACGCGCTGTCGATCGTCGCGGGCCGGTCGGTGGCGGAGGTCACGGAGCTCGCGGAGGACATCTGGCAGTCGCGGATGGCGGGCCGGATCTTCCCGGAGACGCGCGCCCTCGCGGAGATGCACCTGCAGGCGGGGCACGACGTCTGGCTCGTCACCGCGACCCCGGTGCAGCTCGCGCAGATCATCGCCCGGGAGCTGGGGTTCACGGGCGCGCTCGGGACGGTCGCCGAGGTGCGCGACGGCGTGTTCACGGGCCGGCTCGTCGGCGACATCCTCCACGGCGCGGGGAAGCGTCACGCGGTCGCGGCGCTCGCGGCGTACGAGAAGCTGGACCTCAGCCGGTGCACGGCGTACTCGGACTCGATCAACGACATCCCGATGCTGTCGATGGTCGGCACGGCCGTCGCCGTGAACCCGGACTCCCGGCTGCGGGAGACGGCCCTGGCGAACGGCTGGGAGGTGCGGGACTACCGGGGGGTGCGCGGGATCGTGCGCCGGTTCGGGCCGGTCGCGGCGGCGGGGGCGCTCGCCGTCGGGGGGCTCGGGCTGGTCGGGGCGGTGACGACGCTGTCCCTGCGCCGGAGGGGTCGCCTGCGCCGTCGCCGGTGA
- a CDS encoding glutaredoxin family protein codes for MTGDGGAAVPGVTLLVRRTCGSCERVRAQITPVCAAAGAGLRVVDVDGDPALAVEFGDRVPVVLVDDEEFACWEVDDDELAAALRG; via the coding sequence ATGACAGGTGACGGTGGTGCGGCGGTGCCCGGGGTGACGTTGCTGGTCCGGCGGACCTGCGGGTCCTGCGAACGGGTCCGGGCGCAGATCACCCCGGTGTGCGCGGCGGCGGGGGCGGGGCTGCGCGTCGTCGACGTCGACGGTGACCCCGCGCTCGCGGTGGAGTTCGGCGACCGGGTGCCGGTCGTGCTCGTCGACGACGAGGAGTTCGCCTGCTGGGAGGTCGACGACGACGAGCTGGCCGCCGCGCTCCGCGGCTGA
- a CDS encoding 30S ribosomal protein bS22 codes for MGSVIKKRRKRMSKKKHRKMLRRTRVQRRKLGK; via the coding sequence ATGGGTTCTGTCATCAAGAAGCGCCGCAAGCGCATGTCGAAGAAGAAGCACCGCAAGATGCTCCGCCGTACCCGCGTTCAGCGCCGGAAGCTCGGTAAGTAG
- a CDS encoding glutamyl-tRNA reductase translates to MTGLAVSGTTAVLLVGLSFRSAPVPVLEKASVPESDMPDLQAALRDTDAITETMVLSTCNRMEFYAATTAFHPALDHIVETVARFAGLTVEELEPHLYVRYADAAAEHMLNVASGLDSMVVGEQQIIGQLRAAYQAADEHGLVGNTLHALSQRALHTGKRVHTETAVDETGASMVSFAVGRAMASLGVTDLAGRRAVIVGAGAMASLASSHLGRLGIEHVTVANRTVSRAENLAAHAREAGVPADAVSLADMPARLADADIVVSATGAVGTVIGDDAILSAMDGRGPGDAATARPMVLCDLSMPRDIDDRAGDVPGVTLLNIEELTTLAGDEAPDAHAARDIVREELTSYLEQQRVQSVVPTVKALRTRAAEVAREELAALAGRTPDMSDADRHEVERTVRRVVDKLLHAPTVQVKKLSTRADSARGGAVNYADALAELFNLQVGTSAAVSQVIEPGDAGKARIANVLTQGGDAAGAGTTGATATGTTGATGTAGTTATGTGTTGTTTGEAEAS, encoded by the coding sequence ATGACAGGGCTAGCCGTGTCCGGCACCACCGCCGTTCTGCTCGTCGGTCTGTCCTTCCGCTCGGCACCGGTGCCGGTGCTGGAGAAGGCGTCCGTCCCCGAGTCCGACATGCCGGACCTGCAGGCCGCGCTCCGGGACACGGACGCGATCACCGAGACGATGGTCCTGTCGACGTGCAACCGGATGGAGTTCTACGCCGCGACGACGGCCTTCCACCCGGCCCTCGACCACATCGTCGAGACGGTGGCCCGGTTCGCCGGACTCACCGTCGAGGAGCTCGAACCGCACCTCTACGTCCGGTACGCGGACGCGGCGGCGGAGCACATGCTCAACGTCGCCTCCGGCCTGGACTCCATGGTCGTCGGCGAGCAGCAGATCATCGGCCAGCTGCGGGCCGCCTACCAGGCCGCGGACGAGCACGGGCTCGTCGGCAACACCCTCCACGCCCTGTCCCAGCGGGCGCTCCACACGGGCAAGCGGGTCCACACGGAGACGGCCGTCGACGAGACGGGCGCGTCGATGGTGTCCTTCGCCGTCGGGCGCGCGATGGCGTCCCTCGGGGTCACGGATCTCGCGGGTCGCCGGGCCGTCATCGTCGGGGCGGGGGCGATGGCGTCGCTCGCGTCGAGCCACCTCGGGCGGCTCGGGATCGAGCACGTCACCGTCGCGAACCGGACGGTCTCCCGGGCGGAGAACCTCGCAGCCCACGCGCGGGAGGCCGGGGTGCCGGCCGATGCGGTGTCCCTCGCGGACATGCCGGCGCGGCTCGCGGACGCGGACATCGTCGTGTCCGCCACCGGTGCGGTGGGGACGGTCATCGGGGACGACGCGATCCTCTCCGCGATGGACGGACGGGGACCGGGGGACGCGGCGACGGCCCGGCCGATGGTGCTCTGCGACCTGTCCATGCCCCGGGACATCGACGACCGCGCGGGGGACGTCCCGGGCGTGACCCTGCTGAACATCGAGGAGCTCACGACCCTCGCGGGGGACGAGGCCCCGGACGCCCACGCGGCGCGGGACATCGTCCGCGAGGAGCTGACGTCGTACCTCGAGCAGCAGCGCGTGCAGTCCGTCGTCCCGACGGTCAAGGCGCTGCGCACCCGGGCCGCCGAGGTGGCCCGGGAGGAGCTCGCCGCGCTCGCCGGCCGCACCCCGGACATGTCCGACGCCGACCGGCACGAGGTCGAGCGCACGGTGCGGCGCGTCGTCGACAAACTTCTCCACGCGCCGACCGTGCAGGTCAAGAAGCTCTCCACCCGGGCGGACAGTGCCCGGGGCGGGGCCGTGAACTACGCCGACGCCCTCGCGGAGCTGTTCAACCTTCAGGTCGGCACGTCCGCCGCGGTGTCCCAGGTCATCGAGCCCGGGGACGCGGGCAAGGCGCGCATCGCCAACGTCCTCACCCAGGGCGGCGATGCTGCAGGGGCCGGGACGACCGGCGCCACCGCGACCGGGACCACCGGCGCCACCGGCACCGCCGGCACGACCGCGACCGGGACCGGCACCACCGGCACCACGACCGGCGAGGCTGAGGCGTCGTGA
- a CDS encoding YbjN domain-containing protein encodes MDLAQLTSLLDSADVEYTEAGGNAVVVLPGEKRLKTNVLLIPQTGMFRVEAFVCRAVEEAHADVYRLLLQHNRKAFGVHYTLDNNNDIYLVGQFSDTTGPDDIQRILGQILELADGDFNSILERGFETSIRREWEWRLDRGESTRNLAAFGRLAPDGHGGPASEGTTTTPPQPPGPPRPGRRVPGRRRPPPPDPGTPGAARGRPGEAAAAAAERPVPDMAGWSHERHDRTDQRHRRNPHPPPPRPE; translated from the coding sequence ATGGATCTCGCACAGCTCACCTCGCTGCTGGACAGCGCCGACGTCGAGTACACGGAGGCGGGCGGCAACGCCGTCGTCGTCCTCCCCGGCGAGAAGCGGCTGAAGACGAACGTCCTCCTCATCCCCCAGACCGGTATGTTCCGCGTCGAGGCCTTCGTCTGCCGCGCGGTCGAGGAGGCCCACGCCGACGTCTACCGGCTGCTGCTCCAGCACAACCGCAAGGCGTTCGGCGTCCACTACACGCTGGACAACAACAACGACATCTACCTCGTCGGCCAGTTCAGCGACACCACCGGCCCGGACGACATCCAGCGCATCCTCGGCCAGATCCTCGAGCTCGCCGACGGGGACTTCAACAGCATCCTCGAGCGGGGGTTCGAGACGTCGATCCGCCGGGAGTGGGAGTGGCGCCTCGACCGGGGGGAGTCCACCCGGAACCTCGCGGCCTTCGGCAGGCTCGCGCCGGACGGTCACGGGGGGCCGGCGTCGGAGGGGACGACGACCACACCTCCGCAGCCCCCGGGTCCGCCGCGCCCCGGACGCCGGGTGCCGGGGCGCCGACGCCCCCCACCGCCTGACCCGGGGACACCCGGGGCCGCCCGGGGTCGCCCGGGGGAGGCGGCCGCCGCCGCGGCTGAGCGCCCGGTGCCGGACATGGCAGGATGGAGCCATGAACGACACGACCGGACAGACCAGCGGCACCGCCGGAACCCTCATCCTCCTCCGCCACGGCCAGAGTGA
- a CDS encoding Ppx/GppA phosphatase family protein — MRLGVLDVGSNTVHLVVVDVAQGGPPTPMSNWKTPMRLVEHLDDEGALTDRGVRKLVKGVAQARQMAEQFRCREMLPFATSALRSATNSAEVLATVEARTGVRLRILDGPDEARLTFLAVRRWYGWSAGRICDLDIGGGSLEMSVGVNELPDVALSVNLGAARLTHDRLDSDPPSRRAVADLRGYIDDVLAGPAEELLATGRPDLAVGTSKTFRMLARLTGAAPSSAGPRVRRTVTQAGLRQLIAFISRMTAADRAELEGVSPERSQQVVAGALVAEATMRHLDLETVHICPWALREGVILRRADTARGLGLDPGDELGLGSGS; from the coding sequence GTGCGCTTAGGTGTCTTGGATGTGGGAAGCAACACGGTTCACCTGGTGGTGGTCGATGTCGCGCAGGGCGGTCCGCCGACCCCGATGAGTAACTGGAAAACCCCGATGCGGCTGGTGGAGCACCTTGACGACGAGGGCGCTCTCACGGACCGGGGTGTCCGGAAACTCGTCAAGGGAGTGGCACAGGCACGTCAGATGGCGGAGCAGTTCCGGTGCCGGGAGATGCTCCCCTTCGCGACGTCCGCGCTGCGCTCGGCGACGAACTCCGCGGAGGTGCTCGCGACCGTCGAGGCGCGGACCGGCGTCCGGCTCCGGATCCTCGACGGTCCCGACGAGGCCCGCCTCACGTTCCTCGCGGTCCGCCGGTGGTACGGCTGGTCCGCCGGGCGGATCTGCGACCTCGACATCGGCGGCGGCTCCCTCGAGATGTCCGTCGGGGTCAACGAGCTGCCCGACGTCGCGCTCAGCGTGAACCTCGGTGCGGCACGCCTCACCCACGACCGGCTCGACAGCGACCCGCCGTCGCGCCGGGCCGTCGCCGACCTCCGCGGGTACATCGACGACGTGCTCGCCGGCCCCGCCGAGGAGCTGCTCGCCACCGGGCGGCCCGACCTCGCGGTGGGGACGTCGAAGACCTTCCGGATGCTCGCCCGCCTCACCGGTGCCGCCCCGTCGTCGGCGGGGCCGCGGGTCCGCCGCACCGTCACGCAGGCGGGGCTGCGCCAGCTCATCGCGTTCATCTCCCGGATGACCGCCGCCGACCGGGCGGAGCTGGAGGGGGTCAGCCCCGAACGGTCGCAGCAGGTCGTCGCGGGTGCGCTCGTCGCCGAGGCGACGATGCGCCACCTCGACCTCGAGACCGTCCACATCTGCCCGTGGGCCCTGCGTGAAGGGGTGATCCTCCGCCGGGCGGACACCGCGCGGGGCCTCGGGCTCGACCCCGGCGACGAGCTCGGGCTCGGGTCCGGGAGCTGA
- the mshA gene encoding D-inositol-3-phosphate glycosyltransferase: MRVAMISMHTSPLEQPGVGDAGGMNVYVRSTAEQLVRDGVEVDVFTRATRGSQGEVVEVMPGFRVVNCVAGPFDGLPKEALPTQLAAFTGSVLAFVRRSGEADARGSAVLGGACDGHGYDLIHSHYWLSGQVGWLLRDLWQIPLVHTGHTWAAMKNLSLADGDTPEPESRRICEQQIVDNADMLVVNTDDEVRSLVAGYDADASRIRVVPPGADVERFTPGTDRATERCRRELGIPMRAKVIGFIGRLQRLKGPHVLLRAAAEVIRRHPEENIRVIVCGGPSGSGLARPDELHDLARSLGIAGAVRFLPPRPPEELVAIYRATDIVAVPSFTETFGLVALEAQASGTPVVAARVGGLPMAVDDGVSGVLVDGHDPAEWADALEALVVDDERRIEMGERAPAHAARFSWTTTARRLEHLYAEAVTAGSHGHPDDRRPSGTPVD; the protein is encoded by the coding sequence ATGCGCGTCGCGATGATCTCCATGCACACCTCGCCCCTGGAACAACCGGGGGTCGGTGACGCCGGGGGGATGAACGTCTACGTGCGCAGCACCGCCGAACAGCTCGTCCGCGACGGCGTGGAGGTCGACGTCTTCACCCGGGCGACGCGGGGCTCGCAGGGGGAGGTCGTGGAGGTCATGCCGGGGTTCCGGGTCGTCAACTGCGTGGCCGGTCCGTTCGACGGTCTGCCGAAGGAGGCCCTGCCGACGCAGCTCGCCGCGTTCACCGGGTCGGTCCTCGCGTTCGTCCGCCGGTCGGGGGAGGCCGACGCCCGGGGCAGCGCGGTCCTCGGCGGGGCGTGCGACGGGCACGGCTACGACCTCATCCACTCGCACTACTGGTTGTCCGGCCAGGTCGGCTGGCTGCTGCGGGACTTGTGGCAGATCCCGCTCGTCCACACCGGGCACACGTGGGCGGCGATGAAGAACCTCTCGCTCGCGGACGGGGACACCCCGGAGCCGGAGTCCCGGCGCATCTGCGAGCAGCAGATCGTCGACAACGCGGACATGCTCGTCGTCAACACCGACGACGAGGTGCGGTCGCTCGTCGCCGGGTACGACGCCGACGCCTCCCGCATCCGGGTCGTCCCCCCGGGGGCGGACGTCGAGCGGTTCACCCCCGGCACCGACCGGGCGACGGAACGCTGCCGCCGCGAACTCGGCATCCCCATGCGGGCGAAGGTCATCGGGTTCATCGGGCGGCTGCAACGGCTCAAGGGCCCGCACGTGCTGCTCCGCGCGGCCGCCGAGGTGATCCGTCGGCACCCGGAGGAGAACATCCGGGTCATCGTGTGCGGCGGGCCGTCGGGGTCCGGGCTGGCCCGGCCCGACGAGCTGCACGACCTCGCCCGGTCGCTCGGGATCGCCGGGGCCGTGCGGTTCCTGCCGCCCCGGCCGCCGGAGGAGCTCGTGGCGATCTACCGGGCGACGGACATCGTCGCGGTGCCGAGTTTCACGGAGACGTTCGGGCTCGTCGCGCTGGAGGCGCAGGCGTCGGGCACGCCGGTCGTCGCCGCGCGCGTCGGGGGGTTGCCGATGGCGGTCGACGACGGGGTCAGCGGGGTGCTCGTCGACGGCCACGACCCGGCGGAGTGGGCCGACGCCCTGGAGGCGCTCGTCGTCGACGATGAACGGCGCATCGAGATGGGGGAGCGGGCCCCGGCGCACGCCGCGCGGTTCAGCTGGACGACGACGGCCCGGCGGCTCGAGCACCTGTACGCGGAGGCCGTCACGGCGGGGAGCCACGGGCACCCGGACGACCGGCGGCCGTCGGGCACGCCCGTGGACTGA
- the proC gene encoding pyrroline-5-carboxylate reductase: protein MTRIAIIGGGNIGEALLSGLINADNGMSAKDITVVDPSQGRIDTLRERYGVTVSTEGSEAADDADYIVVAVKPHITLPVLEGIADTVEGNDNDTVVVSVAAGVTIAAMEGVLPVGTPVVRVMPNTPMLVGKGVCAVAGGRFSDDEQVEAVRSLLEAVGTAVTVAEKDIDAVTAVSGSGPAYLFLVAEAMVDAGVNLGLPRDLATTLAAGTIEGAAAMITAGEDDPSTLRAKVTSPGGTTSAGVRALEENGLRSAFFRALQAAHDRSVELGRPADRDGDDS from the coding sequence ATGACTCGAATCGCAATCATTGGTGGCGGAAACATCGGAGAGGCCCTGCTGTCCGGTCTCATCAACGCGGACAACGGCATGTCGGCGAAGGACATCACGGTCGTCGACCCGTCGCAGGGGCGCATCGACACGCTCCGTGAGCGGTACGGGGTGACCGTGAGCACCGAGGGCTCGGAGGCGGCCGACGACGCCGACTACATCGTCGTCGCCGTCAAGCCCCACATCACCCTCCCCGTCCTCGAGGGCATCGCCGACACGGTCGAGGGCAACGACAACGACACCGTCGTCGTGTCCGTCGCGGCGGGCGTGACCATCGCGGCGATGGAGGGCGTCCTCCCGGTCGGCACGCCCGTCGTCCGCGTCATGCCGAACACGCCGATGCTCGTGGGCAAGGGGGTGTGCGCCGTCGCCGGCGGGCGCTTCTCTGACGACGAGCAGGTCGAGGCGGTCCGCAGTCTCCTCGAGGCCGTCGGCACCGCCGTGACGGTCGCGGAGAAGGACATCGACGCGGTCACCGCCGTCTCCGGCTCCGGCCCGGCGTACCTGTTCCTCGTCGCCGAGGCCATGGTCGACGCCGGGGTCAACCTGGGGCTGCCCCGGGACCTCGCGACGACGCTGGCCGCCGGCACGATCGAGGGTGCCGCCGCGATGATCACCGCGGGGGAGGACGATCCGTCGACCCTCCGCGCGAAGGTCACCAGCCCCGGGGGTACGACGTCCGCGGGCGTGCGGGCCCTCGAGGAGAACGGTCTGCGGTCGGCGTTCTTCCGCGCCCTCCAGGCCGCCCACGACCGGTCGGTCGAGCTCGGCCGCCCGGCCGACCGCGACGGCGACGACTCCTGA
- a CDS encoding phosphoglyceromutase has translation MNDTTGQTSGTAGTLILLRHGQSEWNASNQFTGWVDVALTEQGREEARRGGALIREAGLTPGVLYTSLLRRAITTAHLALDEADRLWIPVVRDWRLNERHYGALQGLNKAETKEKYGEEQFMAWRRSYDTPPPALEVGAEYSQADDPRYADLDEVPATECLKDVVERLVPYYEAEIAPRLAAGETVLVAAHGNSLRALVKHLDGISDEDIAGLNIPTGIPLVYRVDADGSVLTPGGEYLDPEAAAAGAAAVAAQGGK, from the coding sequence ATGAACGACACGACCGGACAGACCAGCGGCACCGCCGGAACCCTCATCCTCCTCCGCCACGGCCAGAGTGAGTGGAACGCGTCGAACCAGTTCACGGGCTGGGTCGACGTCGCGCTCACCGAGCAGGGCCGCGAGGAGGCCCGTCGCGGCGGCGCCCTCATCCGCGAGGCCGGGCTGACCCCCGGCGTCCTCTACACCTCGCTCCTGCGCCGGGCGATCACGACCGCGCACCTCGCCCTCGACGAGGCCGACCGGCTGTGGATCCCCGTCGTCCGCGACTGGCGGCTCAACGAGCGTCACTACGGTGCGCTCCAGGGGCTGAACAAGGCCGAGACGAAGGAGAAGTACGGCGAGGAGCAGTTCATGGCGTGGCGTCGCAGCTACGACACCCCGCCGCCCGCGCTCGAGGTCGGGGCCGAGTACTCGCAGGCGGACGACCCGCGCTACGCGGACCTCGACGAGGTCCCGGCGACGGAGTGCCTGAAGGACGTCGTCGAGCGGCTCGTGCCCTACTACGAGGCGGAGATCGCGCCGCGCCTCGCCGCCGGTGAGACGGTGCTCGTCGCCGCCCACGGCAACTCCCTGCGCGCCCTCGTCAAGCACCTCGACGGCATCTCCGACGAGGACATCGCGGGGCTCAACATCCCGACGGGCATCCCGCTCGTCTACCGGGTCGACGCCGACGGGTCCGTGCTCACCCCGGGTGGCGAGTACCTGGACCCGGAGGCCGCCGCCGCCGGTGCCGCGGCCGTGGCCGCCCAGGGCGGGAAGTAG